The genomic stretch GGCCCGATATCCACATCAAAGCCCATATCTGCCATACCCGAAGCAATGACTTTAGCGCCACGATCATGTCCATCCTGCCCCATTTTGGCGATCAGAATACGGGGCCTCCTCCCCTCCATTTCATCAAATTTCGCCGTCAGGGCCAAGGCTTCCTTAAATAATTCATTGTTATGAGATTCCGAAGAATACACACCAGAAATGACTTGATTCTTTGCTTGATGGCGTCCAAAAGCTTTTTCCATGGCCATTGATATTTCTCCTAAGGTAGCGCTTTTTCGGGCAGCGTCCACGGCCAGTTCCAGCAAATTCCCCGTACCGGATTCCGCTGCCTTGGTGATGGTTTCGAGGCTCACTGCTACCGCTTCACTGTCCCGCTCTGCTTTGAGTTGTCTAAGTCTCGAATGCTGCCGCTCCAAAACCATTTCATTATCCACCTCTAGGATATCAAAATCCTCATCCGCTCCAACCACAAACCTGTTCACCCCAACAATGACTTCTTTTCCCTGATCTATCTTTGCTTGCCTTCGAGCGGCAGCTTCCTCTATTTTGCGCTTGGGCAGTCCTGCCTCAATGGCCTTGGCCATCCCGCCCATCGCCTCCACTTCCTGGATATGTCGCCAAGCCTTGTCCACCAATTCTTCTGTCTTTTCCTCCAGTAAGAAGCTCCCCCCCAGAGGATCCACCACTTTTCGAAGGCCATATTCATCGCGAAGTATTAATTGTGTATTCCGCGCAATGCGGGCCGAAAATTCAGTTGGCAATGCAAATGCTTCATCAAATGCATTGGTGTGCAAGGATTGGGTATGTCCCAACACTGCAGCCATAGCCTCCACGGTAGTTCTGGCCACATTGTTAAAGGCATCCTGCTCGGTCAACGACCACCCCGAGGTCTGGCAGTGGGCGCGAAGCTTTAGGGATTTTGGGTCAGCGGGCTGAAAGTCCTTCATCAATTTAGCCCAAAGGAGTCTTCCCGCCCTAAGTTTGGCAATTTCCGTAAAGTGATCCATCCCGATTCCCCAGAAAAAAGATAGCCGTGGTGCAAAATCATCAATGGTCAAGCCCGACTTTAGGCCAGTTCTGACATATTCAAGGCCATCGGCCAAGGTATAGGCCAACTCCAACTCGGGAGTGGCCCCAGCCTCAAGCATATGGTAACCAGAAATAGAAATGGAATTGAATTGGGGCATATTTTTGGCCGTATACGCAACGATATCCGCAATAATCCTAAGGGAAGGCGCAGGTGGATAGATGTACGTATTGCGCACCATAAATTCTTTTAATATATCATTTTGGATCGTCCCCTTAAGCTGCTCTGGCCTGACGCCCTGCTCTTCAGCTGTCACGATATAAAAAGCCATGACCGGAATCACTGCACCATTCATGGTCATGGAAACGGACATTTGATCCAGTGGAATCCCCTCAAATAGCACCTTCATATCCAGTACCGAATCTATCGCCACGCCTGCTTTCCCCACATCGCCCTGTACCCTGGGATGGTCAGAATCATACCCGCGATGGGTGGCGAGGTCAAAGGCCACCGAAAGCCCCTTCTGTCCAGCCTTCAGGTTGTTTTTATAAAACGCATTGGAATCTTCAGCGGTGGAAAAACCAGCATACTGCCTCAGCGTCCAAGGTCGCGCTCGATACATGGTACTATAAGACCCACGTAGATAGGGCACAATCCCTGCCGCATATTGTGCATGCACTGGCCTTGGACGATCACCGGTGCCAGCATCACCGACAGTCATTTGGGACAGTTTGGTCAAATCAGGCCTCATTGTCGTTGCTTTTTTTGTTTTGGGAAAATGCTGAAATCATTGCCCACCAGCCTCCCGATTCCTCCTGCTGTACCAATCCTGATTCGACTTTTTCCAGTATAACATCCATCAAATAAGCTAAATAAAATGCTCCGCTAGTGGCATCACCCATTTCATCAAAATGGCTTTCATACTTCAACAAATTAGAAATATTGGCTGCGATCCTTCTTGCAAAAACCGGCACCGATTCATCTCCATGGACCTTAACCCATAAGGTATCGGCACCTCCCAAGATGGCCATCATGGCTTCCACTGTATTTCTGACCATATTATTATAAGCATCTTCATCATTCCGATTGAAATCACTAGTAGTTGAAAAAACATGTAATGAATCGTTTTCGCTCCATTTGATATCATATAGCATAAGAAATTTTCCAAACAAGACTCTTACGGTCTTCATTTTTGCTATTTGTAAGAAGTAATCATTACCTGTGGCAAGCTGCACAAAAAGATTATCCAACACCTCAGTGACCGCAGCCCCCTGTGCTGTCAGCAGGTCCAGCAGCTCTACCAACACCCCAAAACCCAAGGTAATTTCCCTGGTCGCATTCACACCCCTGGCTCGATAAATGGCAAAATCCATACAGATTCCCTTGAAATCCGGAAACTCCTTGGTCGCCGCATGCAGCCAGATCGCCTCTTCTTCCACTACGCCTTTTGGGCGCTCCTGGTGTAAGCCTTCTGCCCAAGGATCCCATAATATCCCTCCTGACAGCATTGACCTGTCCGACAGTCTACTCTCTATCCAGCTGAGAAAGTTGGTCACAACAGTTTTAACTTCGCCGGTTGGTTTTAACCAAATGGACACATATGCCGGCTGTATATCGCTCAAAAGACTGTTCAAATCCCCTTTTCCGGACCA from Echinicola soli encodes the following:
- the scpA gene encoding methylmalonyl-CoA mutase, which gives rise to MRPDLTKLSQMTVGDAGTGDRPRPVHAQYAAGIVPYLRGSYSTMYRARPWTLRQYAGFSTAEDSNAFYKNNLKAGQKGLSVAFDLATHRGYDSDHPRVQGDVGKAGVAIDSVLDMKVLFEGIPLDQMSVSMTMNGAVIPVMAFYIVTAEEQGVRPEQLKGTIQNDILKEFMVRNTYIYPPAPSLRIIADIVAYTAKNMPQFNSISISGYHMLEAGATPELELAYTLADGLEYVRTGLKSGLTIDDFAPRLSFFWGIGMDHFTEIAKLRAGRLLWAKLMKDFQPADPKSLKLRAHCQTSGWSLTEQDAFNNVARTTVEAMAAVLGHTQSLHTNAFDEAFALPTEFSARIARNTQLILRDEYGLRKVVDPLGGSFLLEEKTEELVDKAWRHIQEVEAMGGMAKAIEAGLPKRKIEEAAARRQAKIDQGKEVIVGVNRFVVGADEDFDILEVDNEMVLERQHSRLRQLKAERDSEAVAVSLETITKAAESGTGNLLELAVDAARKSATLGEISMAMEKAFGRHQAKNQVISGVYSSESHNNELFKEALALTAKFDEMEGRRPRILIAKMGQDGHDRGAKVIASGMADMGFDVDIGPLFQTPEEVARQAVENDAHLVGASSLAGGHKVLIPQLIKALREMGRPDILVVAGGVIPPHDYGFLQKEGVIDIFGPGTVLPKAAIRMVKHLMGEGS
- a CDS encoding methylmalonyl-CoA mutase family protein; its protein translation is MTDKDFYGFPPPAKQDWIEQALHDTGVREFDELVLWDALEQLPYAPFYTEEDLGPSKRNPAGFLERSHPHYWENVALVDLDKDTPEIIASVISNGIDGLVVQWSGKGDLNSLLSDIQPAYVSIWLKPTGEVKTVVTNFLSWIESRLSDRSMLSGGILWDPWAEGLHQERPKGVVEEEAIWLHAATKEFPDFKGICMDFAIYRARGVNATREITLGFGVLVELLDLLTAQGAAVTEVLDNLFVQLATGNDYFLQIAKMKTVRVLFGKFLMLYDIKWSENDSLHVFSTTSDFNRNDEDAYNNMVRNTVEAMMAILGGADTLWVKVHGDESVPVFARRIAANISNLLKYESHFDEMGDATSGAFYLAYLMDVILEKVESGLVQQEESGGWWAMISAFSQNKKSNDNEA